Proteins found in one Hoplias malabaricus isolate fHopMal1 chromosome 17, fHopMal1.hap1, whole genome shotgun sequence genomic segment:
- the si:ch211-203d1.3 gene encoding protein phosphatase Slingshot homolog 3 isoform X1, producing MALLTLHRTPSVCTPTDEGIPRRGRLQKRESFALVKGAVLLLEEGADVNPLVPIPSARLGGGASDTQHRHLHAMISLLRPEDTVKLAVRLESISKVRVRYLLIVATFTRRQESLLLGMDFPNINSDQCTIGLVLPIWSDTQVYLDGDGGFSITSAEVTRTFKPVSIQTMWSVLQALHGCCERAVRGAVIPGSGLDWAHHYRQQVESDQHCLNEWMVMRGLESVRKDSKGNSTERESVEKEIKAQLRDIMRTEDLENITSKQVRSALEARIGIDMKNYKEYIDNEMMVTMAQMDKPSKILDYLYLGSEWNAANFDELQKNNVGYILNVTREIDNFFPESFTYMNIRVYDVEATDLLSHWNNTYMFINEARKSGQTVLVHCKMGVSRSASTVIAFLMKQQGWPLEHALNHVRERRPIVQPNEGFLKQLQTYSGILSASKQRHSALWRRRSRSESQQTDAKKKNQQAESEGEQGDDEEEEEEEEEEVESPEEDDSFEEESKDVFEESLPISIPEVVEEVVPPNPLITVQESDKVCPSPSRSGRMDLFSLMQSIQLDDEERLSDIENAAAQRISPGQRRRSHKRRALTHQRAHVDVSPDPSSLNKNKADAQEKAQQSGETNSG from the exons ATGGCTCTGTTGACCCTGCATAGAACACCGTCTGTTTGCACCCCAACA gaTGAAGGCATTCCAAGAAGAGGGAGGCTTCAGAAGAG AGAAAGTTTTGCCCTCGTTAAAGGGGCGGTGCTTCTTCTAGAGGAAGGAGCTGATGTAAACCCACTCGTTCCAATTCCAAGTGCCAGGCTCGGGGGTGGAGCCTCTGACACTCAGCATCGCCATTTACATGCCATGATCTCATTACTAAGGCCAGAAGACACAGTCAAACTG gCTGTGCGGCTAGAATCCATAAGTAAAGTCCGGGTGAGATATTTGCTTATAGTTGCAACTTTCACTCGCAGACAGGAGAGTCTACTGCTCGGCATGGACTTCCCAAATATAAACAG TGATCAGTGCACCATTGGTCTTGTCTTGCCTATATGGAGTGACACACAGGTGTATCTAGATGGTGATGG ggGGTTCAGTATAACGTCAGCCGAAGTCACTCGGACATTCAAACCTGTGTCCATTCAGACAATGTG GTCTGTGCTGCAGGCTCTGCATGGATGCTGTGAGCGTGCAGTTCGGGGGGCTGTTATTCCAGGCAGTGGTCTGGACTGGGCACATCACTACAGGCAGCAAGTGGAGTCTGACCAGCATTGCCTCAATGAATGGATGGTTATGAGAGGTCTGGAGTCCGTCCGAAAGGACAGCAAAGGCAACTCCACTGAGAGAGAGTCTGTAGAGAAAGAGATCAAAGCTCAACTCAGGGACATCATGAGAACTGAAGACTTAGAAAACATCACTTCTAAACAg gttcgATCTGCTCTGGAGGCAAGGATAGGCATTGATATGAAGAACTACAAGGAATACATCGACAATGAAATGATGGTCACCATGGCGCAGATGGACAAACCATCTAAAATTTTAGACTACCTTTATCTG GGCTCCGAATGGAACGCGGCTAACTTTGATgaacttcagaaaaacaa TGTGGGCTATATCCTAAACGTCACCAGGGAAATTGATAACTTTTTTCCAGAATCTTTTACATACATGAACATCAGAGTTTATGATGTAGAGGCAACGGATCTACTCTCACACTGGAATAACACATACATGTTCATCAATGAAGCCAG GAAGAGTGGGCAGACGGTACTGGTACATTGTAAAATGGGTGTGTCTCGTTCTGCCTCCACGGTGATCGCATTCCTGATGAAACAGCAGGGCTGGCCTTTAGAACATGCCCTCAACCACGTCCGAGAACGGCGGCCTATTGTACAGCCAAATGAAGGCTTTCTCAAACAGCTACAGACATATAGTGGGATTCTAAGTGCCag TAAACAGCGCCATAGCGCCCTCTGGAGGCGGAGGTCCAGATCAGAATCTCAGCAAACAGACGCCAAGAAAAAGAACCAACAGgcagagagcgagggagagcaAGGAgatgacgaggaggaggaggaggaggaggaagaggaagtaGAGAGCCCAGAGGAAGACGACAGCTTTGAGGAGGAATCAAAAGAT gTATTTGAAGAGTCACTGCCTATTAGTATTCCAGAAGTGGTGGAAGAGGTGGTCCCACCAAATCCTTTAATTACTGTCCAGGAGAGTGACAAG GTGTGTCCGAGTCCCAGCAGAAGTGGAAGAATGGACCTGTTTTCTCTCATGCAGTCCATCCAGCTGGATGATGAGGAAAGACTTAGCGATATAGAA AATGCCGCAGCCCAGAGGATATCGCCAGGACAACGAAGAAGGAGCCACAAAAGAAGAGCTTTAACACACCAGAGAGCTCATGTGGACGTTTCTCCGGATCCAAGCAGTCTGAATAAAAATAAGGCAGACGCTCAAGAGAAGGCACAGCAATCTGGAGAAACTAACAGTGGTTAA
- the si:ch211-203d1.3 gene encoding protein phosphatase Slingshot homolog 3 isoform X2 yields MALLTLHRTPSVCTPTDEGIPRRGRLQKSDQCTIGLVLPIWSDTQVYLDGDGGFSITSAEVTRTFKPVSIQTMWSVLQALHGCCERAVRGAVIPGSGLDWAHHYRQQVESDQHCLNEWMVMRGLESVRKDSKGNSTERESVEKEIKAQLRDIMRTEDLENITSKQVRSALEARIGIDMKNYKEYIDNEMMVTMAQMDKPSKILDYLYLGSEWNAANFDELQKNNVGYILNVTREIDNFFPESFTYMNIRVYDVEATDLLSHWNNTYMFINEARKSGQTVLVHCKMGVSRSASTVIAFLMKQQGWPLEHALNHVRERRPIVQPNEGFLKQLQTYSGILSASKQRHSALWRRRSRSESQQTDAKKKNQQAESEGEQGDDEEEEEEEEEEVESPEEDDSFEEESKDVFEESLPISIPEVVEEVVPPNPLITVQESDKVCPSPSRSGRMDLFSLMQSIQLDDEERLSDIENAAAQRISPGQRRRSHKRRALTHQRAHVDVSPDPSSLNKNKADAQEKAQQSGETNSG; encoded by the exons ATGGCTCTGTTGACCCTGCATAGAACACCGTCTGTTTGCACCCCAACA gaTGAAGGCATTCCAAGAAGAGGGAGGCTTCAGAAGAG TGATCAGTGCACCATTGGTCTTGTCTTGCCTATATGGAGTGACACACAGGTGTATCTAGATGGTGATGG ggGGTTCAGTATAACGTCAGCCGAAGTCACTCGGACATTCAAACCTGTGTCCATTCAGACAATGTG GTCTGTGCTGCAGGCTCTGCATGGATGCTGTGAGCGTGCAGTTCGGGGGGCTGTTATTCCAGGCAGTGGTCTGGACTGGGCACATCACTACAGGCAGCAAGTGGAGTCTGACCAGCATTGCCTCAATGAATGGATGGTTATGAGAGGTCTGGAGTCCGTCCGAAAGGACAGCAAAGGCAACTCCACTGAGAGAGAGTCTGTAGAGAAAGAGATCAAAGCTCAACTCAGGGACATCATGAGAACTGAAGACTTAGAAAACATCACTTCTAAACAg gttcgATCTGCTCTGGAGGCAAGGATAGGCATTGATATGAAGAACTACAAGGAATACATCGACAATGAAATGATGGTCACCATGGCGCAGATGGACAAACCATCTAAAATTTTAGACTACCTTTATCTG GGCTCCGAATGGAACGCGGCTAACTTTGATgaacttcagaaaaacaa TGTGGGCTATATCCTAAACGTCACCAGGGAAATTGATAACTTTTTTCCAGAATCTTTTACATACATGAACATCAGAGTTTATGATGTAGAGGCAACGGATCTACTCTCACACTGGAATAACACATACATGTTCATCAATGAAGCCAG GAAGAGTGGGCAGACGGTACTGGTACATTGTAAAATGGGTGTGTCTCGTTCTGCCTCCACGGTGATCGCATTCCTGATGAAACAGCAGGGCTGGCCTTTAGAACATGCCCTCAACCACGTCCGAGAACGGCGGCCTATTGTACAGCCAAATGAAGGCTTTCTCAAACAGCTACAGACATATAGTGGGATTCTAAGTGCCag TAAACAGCGCCATAGCGCCCTCTGGAGGCGGAGGTCCAGATCAGAATCTCAGCAAACAGACGCCAAGAAAAAGAACCAACAGgcagagagcgagggagagcaAGGAgatgacgaggaggaggaggaggaggaggaagaggaagtaGAGAGCCCAGAGGAAGACGACAGCTTTGAGGAGGAATCAAAAGAT gTATTTGAAGAGTCACTGCCTATTAGTATTCCAGAAGTGGTGGAAGAGGTGGTCCCACCAAATCCTTTAATTACTGTCCAGGAGAGTGACAAG GTGTGTCCGAGTCCCAGCAGAAGTGGAAGAATGGACCTGTTTTCTCTCATGCAGTCCATCCAGCTGGATGATGAGGAAAGACTTAGCGATATAGAA AATGCCGCAGCCCAGAGGATATCGCCAGGACAACGAAGAAGGAGCCACAAAAGAAGAGCTTTAACACACCAGAGAGCTCATGTGGACGTTTCTCCGGATCCAAGCAGTCTGAATAAAAATAAGGCAGACGCTCAAGAGAAGGCACAGCAATCTGGAGAAACTAACAGTGGTTAA